The following coding sequences are from one Plectropomus leopardus isolate mb chromosome 10, YSFRI_Pleo_2.0, whole genome shotgun sequence window:
- the LOC121949431 gene encoding glucose-6-phosphatase 2-like: MDFVYSSGVLVIQHLQNNHREYHDFLNFMSTVGDPRNIFSVYFPLWFHLSHNVGTKMIWVAVVSDWLNLIFKWIMFEQRPYWWVQETHIYSNDSFPHIEQFHITCETGPGSPSGHAMGSACVWYVMITSALSFIRPSSTVASVQSFQRFRLLSSCLWMVFWFIQISVCISRVFVATHFPHQVILGLLAGMLVAEAFDHIPSVYNASLKVYLQATVSLFSSAICFYLLLKLTDINPLWSVTKAKKWCANPDWIHLDTTPFAGLVRNLGALFGLGLAVNSQMFIQSCKGKNGCKTRFKLMCVTATLTSLQLYDFKMPTHTELLFYILSFCKSASVPLGVVAVIPYCVHLLIGDEDRKLA, encoded by the exons ATGGATTTTGTTTACAGCAGTGGGGTGCTGGTTATACAGCACCTCCAAAACAACCATAGGGAATACCACGACTTTCTCAACTTCATGTCAACAGTAGGAGACCCTCgtaatattttttcagtttattttcccCTCTGGTTTCATCTCAGTCATAATGTGGGCACCAAGATGATATGGGTGGCTGTTGTTAGTGACTGGttaaatcttattttcaaaTG GATTATGTTTGAGCAGCGACCGTACTGGTGGGTGCAAGAAACTCACATCTACAGCAACGATTCTTTCCCACATATCGAGCAATTTCACATCACGTGTGAAACAGGGCCAG GTAGTCCATCTGGTCACGCCATGGGCTCAGCGTGCGTGTGGTATGTGATGATCACCTCTGCTCTCAGCTTCATCAGGCCCTCCTCCACTGTtgcttctgtgcagagttttcAAAG GTTTCGTCTTCTGAGTTCATGTCTGTGGATGGTTTTTTGGTTCATTCAAATAAGCGTTTGCATCTCCCGGGTTTTTGTTGCAACACATTTCCCACATCAGGTTATCCTCGGCCTTTTAGctg GTATGCTGGTTGCCGAAGCATTTGATCACATCCCCTCAGTCTACAATGCAAGCTTGAAAGTGTACCTCCAGGCCACTGTTTCCCTTTTCTCTTCAGCCATTTGCTTTTACCTCCTCCTCAAACTGACTGACATCAATCCCTTGTGGTCAGTTACTAAAGCCAAGAAGTGGTGCGCTAACCCAGATTGGATCCATCTTGACACAACACCTTTTGCCGGTCTGGTGAGAAACCTGGGAGCCCTGTTCGGTCTGGGCCTGGCGGTGAACTCTCAGATGTTCATTCAGAGCTGTAAGGGGAAGAACGGCTGCAAAACCAGATTCAAACTCATGTGTGTGACAGCAACTCTCACGTCTCTGCAGCTGTATGACTTTAAAATGCCCACACACACCGAGcttctgttttacattttatctttttgtaaGAGCGCTTCGGTTCCTCTTGGTGTGGTTGCTGTTATTCCCTACTGTGTTCATTTGTTGATCGGAGATGAAGACAGGAAGTTGGCTTAG